One Thermoplasma volcanium GSS1 genomic window carries:
- a CDS encoding peptidase, with product MDHDLEKIRRLIAKYYGVKRIEEKDGDVYVHVEDIDYYPEEYFSLLESDLRNIGLIAFTRNPDEIVIIQEHNASRRFSLKMLMALITLATLLYVGYGYVSSYFAANSIYAMYLTLLTFVIPVFAVFGSREAGRYFAMRRNNMEYSFPIFVPDPIGMGTMGTINAPTVPYPNKKSMIETAVLSVFSGFVVSLLLVMIGGYMSLMGRPTVEGIKSPILLVGSPIVFQLVMGSIIPSNGILYPVAYAGWIGVIVSSFDALPIGYLDGGLVSSALLGKNSIYLSYASIIAIIGLSILYPSWLIILVFVLIIGIRGPEPMNNVSRTKASGKALALSLMLIVLIGLIPTPFHAISPQFSVDYGQNNFIVTSSSSNVSANIMMMLNITNYGNSPITPAFSISPNLPINITSKPGPIEPLQAKSYEIRLNFTSNTPGLYNYKMEVYTATSSYAYTISLYFIELTSNLLINSSRPFIADSYVNSTARLYVQSETNRNMSLNIVSFSSLNRNYSVTVINSTETIGSLYPYFLEPGANFQIDVYSNLKQTVYVLVFNSQFKGDVAILNFGK from the coding sequence ATGGATCACGATCTAGAAAAAATTAGGAGATTAATTGCAAAATACTATGGAGTAAAGCGTATTGAAGAGAAAGATGGCGATGTTTACGTACATGTCGAAGATATAGATTACTATCCTGAAGAATATTTCTCTCTTTTGGAAAGCGACCTCAGAAACATAGGATTAATTGCATTTACACGTAACCCTGATGAGATAGTGATCATCCAGGAACACAATGCTAGCCGCAGATTTAGCCTTAAAATGCTTATGGCTCTTATCACACTTGCTACCCTGCTTTACGTTGGCTATGGATACGTATCATCTTACTTTGCGGCGAATTCGATTTATGCGATGTACCTTACCCTATTGACCTTCGTGATACCAGTTTTCGCAGTATTCGGATCCAGGGAAGCAGGAAGGTACTTTGCAATGCGCCGTAACAATATGGAGTATTCCTTTCCAATTTTTGTTCCAGACCCAATTGGAATGGGTACTATGGGCACGATCAATGCACCAACTGTGCCATACCCAAACAAGAAATCGATGATAGAAACGGCTGTACTTTCTGTATTTTCTGGTTTCGTTGTATCACTGCTCCTCGTTATGATCGGGGGGTATATGTCGCTGATGGGCAGGCCCACCGTAGAGGGTATAAAATCACCAATACTATTGGTAGGAAGCCCAATAGTTTTTCAGTTGGTGATGGGCAGTATAATCCCTTCTAACGGCATACTATATCCTGTAGCGTATGCTGGATGGATCGGAGTGATAGTATCATCGTTCGATGCACTGCCAATAGGATACCTCGATGGTGGCTTAGTCTCATCTGCATTATTAGGCAAAAACTCCATATATCTGTCCTATGCGTCTATTATAGCCATAATTGGTCTGAGCATACTCTATCCGTCTTGGCTAATAATTCTAGTTTTTGTCTTGATAATAGGCATCAGGGGCCCGGAACCAATGAACAACGTTAGCAGGACAAAGGCGTCAGGCAAGGCCCTAGCCCTTTCGTTGATGTTGATAGTGCTGATCGGGCTTATTCCTACTCCGTTCCATGCAATATCCCCTCAGTTCTCTGTAGACTACGGCCAGAATAATTTTATCGTTACATCTTCTTCGTCCAACGTTTCTGCAAACATAATGATGATGCTAAATATAACCAACTACGGCAACTCGCCGATCACACCCGCTTTCTCCATATCACCAAATCTGCCTATAAATATAACTTCAAAGCCTGGGCCTATAGAACCCTTGCAGGCAAAATCGTACGAGATACGCCTTAATTTTACGTCAAATACTCCTGGCCTATATAACTACAAAATGGAAGTTTATACAGCCACAAGCAGCTACGCTTATACGATATCGCTATATTTCATAGAACTGACGTCAAATCTTCTCATCAATTCCTCTAGGCCTTTTATCGCAGATTCCTATGTAAACTCAACAGCACGCTTATACGTTCAAAGCGAAACGAACAGGAACATGTCGCTCAATATCGTTTCGTTTTCGTCGCTCAACAGAAATTATTCAGTAACCGTTATCAATTCCACTGAAACAATAGGTTCGCTTTATCCATATTTTTTAGAACCTGGTGCGAATTTCCAAATAGATGTATATTCAAACTTGAAGCAAACAGTATACGTTTTAGTTTTCAACAGCCAATTTAAAGGAGACGTTGCAATACTGAACTTCGGAAAATAG
- a CDS encoding mechanosensitive ion channel domain-containing protein has protein sequence MDRAKGKSIAVYVGSMIVLIIVLLALLYVLSLFHIVPIKFSRILYAVVIGLVIYAIVRIVTKYVERFISLHSEFKHLKYIVFIISLLGYFIISLAVLAALGIDVSSVILGSAFLSAIIGLAAQSVLANVFGGLFLSIVRPFKLGDHIVVNTWQFPVSFPSYPPKYFSRDFIEGSIYRGIVSDISINYTSIALESGDVVKIPNNIMIQAAITLRHGSVTVQARYEVPKYINFNDIYNKIVDEVGTLPGARNIGVMIDETTVNTYIILVRGDFQGEDADLVRSQILQKVIGIVEPLKKQ, from the coding sequence ATGGACAGGGCGAAGGGAAAATCGATCGCAGTCTACGTGGGCAGTATGATCGTGTTAATCATAGTTTTACTCGCGCTTCTTTACGTGCTTAGCCTTTTCCATATTGTTCCAATAAAATTTTCCAGGATATTGTATGCCGTCGTAATAGGCCTCGTTATCTATGCCATAGTAAGAATCGTAACCAAGTACGTTGAGAGGTTCATTTCACTGCATTCTGAATTCAAGCATTTAAAGTACATTGTGTTTATAATTAGCCTCCTAGGATACTTTATAATTTCTCTCGCAGTACTGGCTGCCCTTGGAATAGATGTTTCTTCAGTTATACTGGGATCTGCATTTCTCAGCGCAATCATCGGGCTGGCCGCACAAAGTGTTCTGGCAAATGTTTTTGGTGGGCTCTTTCTCTCTATTGTCCGTCCTTTTAAGCTTGGAGATCACATAGTAGTCAATACCTGGCAGTTTCCAGTTTCATTTCCTTCCTATCCGCCCAAGTACTTTTCCAGGGATTTTATTGAAGGATCGATTTATAGGGGCATCGTTTCAGATATATCGATAAACTATACTTCTATAGCTCTGGAATCTGGCGATGTAGTAAAGATACCTAACAACATAATGATTCAAGCCGCAATAACCCTTAGGCACGGTAGCGTAACAGTCCAGGCACGGTACGAGGTTCCAAAATATATAAATTTCAACGATATTTACAACAAAATAGTTGATGAAGTTGGAACTCTGCCAGGTGCGAGGAATATAGGCGTTATGATAGATGAGACTACTGTAAATACTTATATAATACTCGTAAGAGGTGATTTCCAAGGTGAAGATGCTGACTTAGTGAGGAGCCAGATACTACAGAAAGTTATAGGTATAGTCGAGCCCTTAAAGAAGCAATAA
- the alaS gene encoding alanine--tRNA ligase: MEKQTGELDLKFFKNNGFEKKICRVCGSYFWTTDSRRETCGDTPCDEYTFIGNPPVPKKYTLSEMRKAFFDFFEKRGHKLLEPYPVVPRWREDVLLVNASIYDFQPHVTSGIVKPPGNPIVMSQPSIRMNDVDLVGVTGRHLTSFEMLCHDAFNSKNDFVYWKEETVRYSYEFLTDGLGIDGSLITYKEKPWSGGGNAGNALEVFVRGLEVATLVFMDMKEDQEGEVEIEGTRYTKMDMQIVDTGYGLERLTWLSQGTPTVYQAIYPEIIDYVLENSYVESIDNEFLSDVVRVSVMREPYDEAFVLSTLGEKYPNALERFEKAKKVRDIFVLIDHARSLMHMFEAFVIPSNVKVGYLARLLIRRSIRAQKNIGFKGSLINLIERNYNELKDIVKPLPIEFIKDVLSIEMQKYSELEKRGQQVIEKILKTKKSIDIDDLVLLYDSHGISPDVVAAMAAEKGLKVMIPPNFHAMVISRHEKKSALKKSAKVYPNIETRTLYYDDSTMREFTGLVMYSKGNEVILDKTAFYPEGGGQPADHGYFEFKGKKINVLDVQKHGNAIVHKLDGEIPEGVRVKGVIDWERRSRLMVHHTATHLLLGVLRDILGDHVWQSGVQKDVSESHLDITHYKRIDEDTIKKIEHRIFELITEGRPVSVKNLDWYMAIGKYGFRLFEGGVPLSPKVRVVEIEGVDAEGCGGTHLKNISSIGVLKIKKIEAIQENIYRITFVAGVPALELFEDSYDLAYRVSNISKKNIDQAGDFVENTVRELSKIKRDLDSARTKLIEEEIRKSNSIKLGEKEIPAIEAETSDIDIVSRIAHSKGIEVIIESRVGTKFRYTAISPSGKSKQILHDLLHTDAEGNDKLSYVIVDHKELSITR; this comes from the coding sequence ATGGAAAAACAGACAGGTGAACTCGATCTCAAATTTTTCAAAAACAACGGCTTCGAAAAGAAGATCTGCCGTGTATGCGGCTCATATTTCTGGACCACTGATAGCAGGAGAGAAACCTGCGGAGATACTCCTTGTGACGAATACACCTTCATTGGCAATCCCCCTGTTCCAAAGAAGTATACGTTGAGTGAGATGAGGAAGGCTTTCTTCGATTTCTTTGAGAAGAGAGGTCACAAGCTCCTCGAACCTTATCCGGTTGTTCCGCGTTGGAGAGAAGACGTACTTCTTGTTAATGCTTCCATATATGATTTTCAACCTCACGTGACATCGGGTATAGTAAAGCCACCGGGCAATCCCATCGTAATGTCACAACCAAGTATTAGAATGAACGACGTAGATCTTGTCGGTGTAACCGGCAGACACCTGACTAGCTTTGAGATGCTCTGCCATGATGCTTTTAACAGCAAAAACGACTTCGTATATTGGAAAGAAGAAACCGTTAGGTACTCCTATGAGTTTTTAACTGATGGCCTTGGGATAGATGGATCGTTAATAACGTATAAGGAAAAACCCTGGTCAGGAGGGGGAAATGCCGGAAATGCATTGGAAGTTTTTGTACGCGGTCTCGAAGTAGCTACATTAGTATTTATGGATATGAAAGAAGACCAGGAAGGAGAGGTAGAGATAGAAGGTACTAGATACACAAAGATGGATATGCAGATAGTCGATACAGGCTACGGCCTTGAGAGGCTTACATGGTTGTCCCAGGGTACACCGACAGTTTATCAGGCGATATATCCAGAGATAATAGATTACGTACTAGAGAATTCCTATGTAGAAAGCATTGACAACGAGTTTTTGTCTGATGTTGTCAGGGTTTCTGTCATGAGGGAACCTTATGACGAGGCCTTCGTTCTATCTACTTTAGGTGAAAAATACCCTAATGCTCTTGAAAGATTTGAGAAAGCGAAGAAGGTAAGGGACATATTTGTCCTTATAGATCATGCCCGTTCCCTTATGCATATGTTCGAGGCTTTCGTAATACCGTCAAACGTTAAGGTTGGATATCTTGCCAGGCTGCTAATAAGGAGATCAATACGTGCACAGAAAAATATTGGTTTCAAAGGCAGCCTAATTAACCTTATCGAGAGGAATTACAACGAATTAAAGGATATAGTAAAACCTCTTCCCATTGAATTTATAAAAGACGTGCTTAGCATTGAAATGCAGAAATATTCAGAACTAGAGAAGAGAGGCCAGCAGGTCATCGAGAAGATATTGAAAACCAAGAAAAGCATAGACATCGATGACCTAGTTCTGCTCTACGATTCACATGGAATAAGCCCTGACGTTGTTGCTGCTATGGCTGCTGAAAAAGGCTTGAAAGTAATGATACCTCCGAATTTTCACGCCATGGTAATAAGCAGGCATGAGAAAAAGTCGGCTTTAAAGAAAAGTGCAAAAGTATACCCGAACATCGAGACTAGGACACTCTATTATGATGATTCCACAATGAGGGAATTTACAGGCCTAGTGATGTACTCAAAGGGTAACGAAGTAATATTAGACAAGACAGCGTTTTATCCAGAGGGTGGCGGCCAACCAGCAGACCATGGCTACTTTGAATTTAAGGGCAAAAAAATAAATGTATTGGATGTACAAAAACACGGAAATGCTATTGTTCACAAACTAGATGGAGAAATACCAGAAGGCGTGCGTGTAAAGGGCGTCATAGACTGGGAACGCAGAAGCAGGCTTATGGTTCACCACACAGCTACGCATCTCCTTCTCGGCGTTCTTAGAGATATTCTCGGAGACCACGTATGGCAGAGCGGTGTTCAGAAAGACGTGTCGGAATCACACCTTGACATAACCCACTACAAAAGAATTGATGAGGACACCATCAAAAAGATCGAACATAGGATATTCGAATTAATAACCGAAGGGAGACCCGTTTCAGTAAAGAACCTTGACTGGTATATGGCCATAGGTAAGTATGGTTTTAGGCTCTTTGAAGGTGGCGTTCCGCTTTCTCCAAAAGTACGTGTAGTGGAAATTGAAGGGGTAGATGCCGAGGGGTGCGGTGGTACACACCTAAAGAATATATCGTCGATAGGTGTGCTTAAGATAAAGAAGATAGAAGCAATCCAAGAGAACATATACAGGATAACGTTCGTTGCAGGTGTTCCGGCTTTGGAGCTCTTTGAAGATTCTTACGATCTAGCGTACAGGGTGTCAAATATATCGAAAAAGAACATAGATCAAGCTGGCGATTTCGTCGAAAATACTGTTAGAGAACTTTCAAAGATAAAAAGAGATCTAGACTCTGCCCGTACAAAACTAATAGAGGAGGAAATACGCAAATCCAACTCGATAAAGCTTGGGGAAAAGGAGATTCCTGCAATAGAAGCTGAAACAAGCGATATCGACATAGTTTCAAGGATCGCACACTCCAAAGGTATCGAAGTCATAATTGAGAGCAGGGTTGGTACGAAGTTTAGGTATACAGCCATCTCCCCATCTGGAAAGTCTAAACAAATACTGCACGATCTACTGCACACGGATGCCGAAGGAAATGACAAACTTTCCTATGTGATTGTCGATCATAAAGAGCTATCTATAACACGCTGA
- a CDS encoding GAF domain-containing protein: protein MDLNDFSIKVLQEVCRILKESNKKYDWVGVYVMENRKLKLEAFVGEKTEHEVINLGDGLCSLAVLKNEVVNEYDVKSNPKYLACFPSTQSEIVVPVRYGGKPIGEIDIDSDTKGAFDKADEEFLSKVADLIAPLVSSLSL from the coding sequence ATGGATTTGAATGATTTTTCCATAAAGGTTCTTCAGGAAGTTTGCAGGATCTTAAAAGAGAGCAATAAAAAGTATGATTGGGTAGGCGTATACGTTATGGAGAATCGAAAGTTAAAGTTAGAAGCTTTCGTAGGTGAAAAAACAGAACATGAGGTCATAAACCTCGGTGACGGGCTGTGTAGCTTAGCAGTGTTGAAAAATGAAGTAGTAAATGAATACGATGTGAAGAGCAACCCAAAATACTTGGCCTGTTTCCCGTCTACGCAATCCGAGATAGTGGTGCCGGTAAGATATGGAGGAAAACCCATAGGCGAGATAGACATAGATTCGGATACTAAGGGTGCGTTTGATAAAGCTGACGAAGAATTCCTTTCTAAAGTAGCTGATTTAATCGCCCCATTAGTGTCTTCGCTTAGCTTATGA
- a CDS encoding DEAD/DEAH box helicase encodes MENAFDLLDKRIISVLQTHGITDPTDPQERIIPEILDGKNVLLLSPTGSGKTEAAVMPIFDMILKRHPDKIFAIYITPLRALNRDIVYRLVEYGKDLGIKVQVRHSDMTDSDRKRMTADPPDIVVTTPESLQILLNGRNLSKLISNVKIVVVDELHDAAENERGSQLSVALERLRDLAGNFQRIGLSATVGNPKDLAKFLVPEGECEIVATGLRKNMDIEVMVPQEASEGDAEIMGCDRQYAGAVLKVWELINRHAGSLVFVNRRFVAEDLAFRLRLKFGDIPVLVHHGSLSRETRENAENSFKEGKVRALICTSSLELGIDIGTASAVIQFNSPRQINKMIQRIGRSEHWIGRTSKGYVVCTDVIEMEEAIAIVDSIKEGKIEPVQIMRNSLSTLANQILSEVNSKKRVNVDAFFATVKRAYAFADLTYDEYMEVIHFLADTKKIWLEDKFIGKRRNTLRYYIENISMIPSEKNYKVIDITGKFIGTLDERYVASDIDAGSYFVMRGNTWRVIRLEKDRILVESFFTPAVAPRWTGEDIPVLYDVVDKVSKNRLAKRIPECTDEFSAEKLRQWYCNDVATSDEVIVESYNDEIVIQILLGTKGNFAVAEVLSNLLSSITGESVESDYSPYHIYLRTSRKIYADDAKKLILDVFGSDFEQYLAASAPRSRFFKSVFLYEARKFGVISAEADLDRIRIDKIMDAYMDTVLYRDSVRKLINDYMDVDALRSFKAKLPTINFILRDSISKSSDIFISHYSERITPLRPTKAILESVKNRIMNERVSLYCLSCGSVRSYRVRDLKVPKCEACGSRLVAALSDYERDRIKDPEYRKRIVKNAHLVKEKGIDAVMVLTARGIGPETASRILEVTYASEEDLIRAILNAEMDYARNRRFWD; translated from the coding sequence ATGGAGAACGCCTTTGATCTATTGGATAAACGCATAATCTCAGTTCTTCAGACCCACGGAATTACGGATCCAACAGATCCGCAGGAAAGGATAATACCAGAGATACTCGACGGAAAAAACGTACTTCTACTTTCTCCCACTGGGAGCGGAAAGACAGAAGCCGCAGTTATGCCCATATTCGATATGATCCTCAAGAGGCATCCGGACAAGATCTTCGCAATTTACATAACTCCGTTGCGTGCCCTCAATAGGGATATAGTCTATCGATTGGTCGAATATGGGAAGGATCTAGGCATAAAAGTCCAGGTTAGGCATAGTGACATGACGGATTCAGACAGGAAAAGGATGACTGCTGATCCTCCGGACATAGTGGTCACGACGCCTGAATCTCTTCAGATACTATTGAACGGAAGGAACCTCTCAAAACTAATCTCGAACGTAAAGATCGTAGTGGTCGACGAATTGCATGACGCAGCTGAAAATGAGAGGGGATCTCAGCTTTCTGTTGCTCTTGAGAGGCTTAGGGATCTTGCAGGCAATTTCCAGAGGATAGGGCTTTCGGCAACAGTGGGCAACCCGAAAGACCTGGCAAAGTTTCTTGTTCCAGAAGGCGAATGCGAGATAGTGGCTACTGGGCTCAGGAAAAACATGGATATCGAGGTTATGGTTCCGCAGGAAGCATCGGAAGGAGATGCTGAAATTATGGGGTGTGATAGACAGTATGCCGGTGCAGTACTCAAGGTATGGGAGCTGATAAATCGTCACGCCGGGTCGTTAGTATTTGTAAACAGGCGCTTCGTGGCCGAAGATCTTGCTTTCAGGCTAAGACTCAAGTTCGGTGATATACCTGTACTTGTGCACCATGGTTCTCTTTCCAGGGAAACAAGGGAAAATGCAGAAAACTCTTTCAAGGAGGGAAAGGTTAGGGCCCTTATATGCACGTCAAGCCTCGAACTTGGGATTGATATTGGTACCGCAAGCGCTGTGATACAGTTCAACTCGCCCAGGCAGATCAACAAAATGATTCAGCGGATAGGCAGATCCGAACATTGGATAGGTCGCACCTCCAAAGGATACGTTGTTTGCACGGATGTTATAGAGATGGAGGAAGCTATAGCCATAGTTGACAGCATAAAGGAGGGAAAGATAGAGCCAGTGCAAATAATGAGGAATTCCTTATCTACACTGGCCAATCAGATCTTGTCTGAAGTAAACTCTAAAAAAAGAGTAAATGTTGATGCATTTTTTGCAACTGTAAAGAGGGCTTATGCCTTCGCAGATCTTACCTACGATGAATATATGGAAGTTATCCACTTTCTTGCCGATACCAAGAAAATATGGCTTGAAGATAAATTCATCGGAAAGAGGAGAAACACTTTAAGATACTACATAGAGAACATATCAATGATACCGAGCGAGAAAAACTATAAGGTAATCGATATCACAGGCAAGTTCATAGGCACACTGGACGAAAGGTACGTAGCCTCTGACATAGATGCCGGTAGCTACTTTGTCATGCGGGGCAACACATGGCGGGTAATCCGCCTGGAAAAGGACAGAATACTTGTTGAATCGTTCTTTACGCCGGCTGTTGCACCCAGGTGGACAGGTGAGGATATACCTGTTCTGTACGATGTAGTCGATAAGGTATCTAAGAACAGGCTGGCAAAAAGAATACCAGAGTGTACAGATGAATTTTCAGCAGAAAAACTAAGGCAGTGGTACTGCAACGATGTTGCAACGTCCGATGAAGTCATCGTGGAGAGCTACAATGATGAGATAGTAATACAGATCTTACTTGGAACAAAGGGGAACTTCGCCGTAGCTGAAGTACTCTCCAATTTGCTCTCATCAATAACTGGAGAAAGTGTGGAATCGGATTACTCTCCTTACCATATATACCTTAGGACGTCCAGAAAGATATATGCAGATGACGCCAAAAAGCTGATACTAGATGTATTTGGAAGCGATTTTGAACAGTACCTTGCCGCATCCGCTCCGAGGTCCAGATTTTTTAAATCTGTATTTTTATACGAAGCCAGAAAGTTTGGCGTAATAAGTGCTGAAGCTGATCTGGACAGGATAAGGATAGACAAAATAATGGATGCTTATATGGACACCGTCCTTTATAGGGATTCAGTAAGAAAACTCATAAACGACTATATGGACGTTGATGCTCTTCGATCATTCAAGGCGAAGCTGCCAACAATCAATTTTATCCTTCGAGATTCCATATCGAAGTCGTCAGACATATTTATATCGCATTATTCCGAAAGGATAACACCGCTAAGGCCGACAAAAGCCATACTTGAGTCTGTGAAGAATAGGATAATGAATGAACGGGTCTCCCTTTATTGCCTTAGCTGCGGCAGTGTAAGGTCATACAGAGTCCGTGACTTAAAGGTGCCGAAATGTGAAGCATGCGGATCCAGGTTAGTTGCTGCACTATCAGACTATGAAAGAGACAGGATCAAAGATCCGGAATACAGAAAACGGATAGTTAAGAATGCTCACCTTGTAAAGGAAAAAGGGATAGATGCAGTCATGGTTCTTACTGCCCGTGGAATAGGCCCGGAGACTGCATCTAGGATATTGGAGGTAACATACGCAAGCGAAGAAGATCTGATAAGGGCCATACTAAATGCAGAGATGGACTATGCTAGAAATAGGAGGTTTTGGGATTAA
- a CDS encoding MFS transporter translates to MKKLVGQDNAAKNSLIINLRAFLVSFGANTASSYIGVYGVLLGSSPIEMGMLQAFSNSLSNAGQLFWGRLSDRTGYRRPWIFAASIALAINWILMAFIRTPYELIISYSIMSLISAMIAVNWFSLLTDISRYGSRGSFLSYINNISGTGNLISLLAMVFLLHGISRDQLVVPFSLGSVSYIASAILISKVKEVRRKTVLTKNIIRTVSEARNNRYFFNYFMAMNVQGFFWSMAWPIFPITIVSVMHFSLPMVSALTATNIVFTMLIQRAVGNLADRINRVPLIFANRIMLGFIPLMYGYFSNFLEFMGMEVYSGIASGLQNVVMNSYLMDIVPEGHRGEYISIINGFNGIIYFAGSMSGGLILSNFLGYLPLHAAVAITFTIIAAGRFTSSFLFLGLKEPEARRGRPNPFIGILSRVFSGLPSGGVPRQR, encoded by the coding sequence ATGAAAAAACTCGTTGGCCAAGACAATGCCGCAAAGAACTCTTTGATCATAAATCTGAGGGCCTTTCTGGTATCATTTGGAGCCAACACAGCCTCTTCATACATAGGTGTATATGGAGTATTGTTAGGTTCATCACCGATAGAGATGGGCATGCTCCAGGCCTTCTCGAATTCTCTTAGCAACGCAGGCCAATTGTTCTGGGGCAGGCTGAGCGATAGAACGGGATATCGAAGGCCATGGATATTTGCAGCGAGCATAGCACTGGCAATAAACTGGATTCTTATGGCTTTCATAAGAACGCCATACGAATTGATAATCAGCTACTCTATTATGTCGCTAATATCAGCAATGATCGCTGTAAACTGGTTTAGCCTGCTCACGGATATTTCCCGCTATGGATCGAGAGGATCGTTTTTATCCTACATAAATAACATATCTGGAACAGGGAACCTCATCTCGCTTCTTGCTATGGTATTTCTACTTCATGGGATTTCCAGGGATCAGCTCGTAGTTCCATTTTCACTTGGTTCGGTATCGTATATAGCCTCCGCTATACTCATATCGAAGGTAAAAGAGGTTCGAAGAAAGACCGTATTAACCAAAAATATAATACGTACTGTTTCTGAGGCAAGAAATAACAGATACTTTTTCAATTACTTCATGGCAATGAATGTACAGGGGTTTTTCTGGTCAATGGCTTGGCCTATATTTCCTATAACCATAGTATCAGTAATGCACTTTTCACTGCCAATGGTATCTGCTTTAACCGCTACCAATATAGTCTTTACAATGCTTATTCAAAGGGCTGTAGGGAATCTTGCGGATCGTATAAATAGAGTACCCTTAATTTTTGCTAATAGGATAATGCTTGGTTTTATCCCTCTAATGTATGGATATTTCTCCAATTTCCTTGAGTTCATGGGCATGGAGGTGTACTCCGGCATAGCCTCTGGCCTTCAAAATGTTGTCATGAACTCATACCTCATGGATATCGTTCCTGAGGGACATAGAGGAGAGTACATATCAATAATAAATGGGTTCAACGGTATAATATATTTCGCTGGTTCGATGTCTGGTGGGCTTATCCTCAGTAACTTCCTGGGTTATCTACCCCTACACGCTGCAGTTGCGATCACATTTACGATTATAGCCGCAGGTAGATTTACATCTTCTTTTCTTTTCCTTGGTCTTAAGGAGCCGGAAGCAAGAAGGGGCAGACCTAACCCATTTATCGGCATACTAAGCAGAGTATTTTCTGGGCTCCCATCTGGTGGGGTGCCACGCCAGAGATGA